A genomic window from Antedon mediterranea chromosome 4, ecAntMedi1.1, whole genome shotgun sequence includes:
- the LOC140046726 gene encoding uncharacterized protein, giving the protein MNMNRRKMISLWLCTSLFFFSSELCCSYAAQMTVPVAAMGNHQPVKITYSREELLQLRPNPNTDGPSNLNLNYNPKPRKRGRRGGIKGRLRRLNRLPLPTVIFGNAQSLCNKLDQLEACMALQDFRESSLLCFTETWFKDQHTTADVSIDGFSCVRGDRDLHVTGKDGGGGVCAYINTRWCNNIKVVKKHCCQDVEFIVIALRPFYLPREIPQIFVSVAYVQQEGSRIEAGKKIAQEMRLLESESTDALKLVLGDFNHFMLKRALPHWHQYVKVPTRKDSILDECYGNIPNAYLAKAKNGIGKSDHNLIQLLPKYKQKLRKFNIIKKPVKIWSEVAINDLKDCFDRTDWDTFKSDSLDDTVERCSAYIKFCEDSIVPIKFVKIYANNKPWVSKELRLLMKEKYEMFKQGDFEASKIRQIEK; this is encoded by the coding sequence ATGAATATGAATCGGAGAAAAATGATTAGTCTATGGCTCTGTACCAGTTTGTTCTTTTTTTCGAGTGAATTATGCTGCAGTTACGCGGCCCAAATGACGGTTCCGGTAGCTGCGATGGGAAATCACCAGCCCGTGAAAATCACATACAGCCGCGAGGAGTTGTTGCAATTAAGGCCAAATCCAAACACAGATGGGCCTAGCAACCTAAATCTCAATTACAATCCAAAGCCGCGTAAAAGGGGACGCAGAGGAGGAATTAAGGGAAGGCTCAGACGATTAAATCGTCTTCCTCTACCAACTGTTATTTTTGGAAATGCTCAATCCCTGTGTAACAAGCTCGATCAACTGGAAGCGTGTATGGCATTACAAGACTTCCGAGAATCTAGCTTACTGTGTTTCACCGAAACGTGGTTTAAAGACCAACATACCACTGCAGATGTCAGTATTGATGGGTTCTCATGCGTGCGGGGAGATAGAGATCTGCATGTTACAGGAAAGGACGGAGGCGGTGGTGTCTGCGCATACATTAACACACGTTGGTGTAACAACATCAAGGTAGTAAAAAAACATTGCTGTCAAGATGTTGAATTCATTGTGATTGCACTACGCCCTTTTTACTTACCGAGAGAAATACCACAGATCTTTGTGTCAGTTGCATATGTTCAACAAGAAGGAAGTCGTATAGAAGCAGGGAAAAAAATCGCACAGGAAATGAGATTATTAGAGAGCGAGTCAACAGATGCGTTAAAGCTGGTGTTAGGCGACTTCAATCATTTTATGCTTAAAAGAGCACTACCTCATTGGCATCAATACGTGAAGGTACCGACGAGGAAAGACAGCATATTGGATGAATGTTATGGAAATATACCGAATGCGTACCTGGCAAAAGCAAAAAATGGAATTGGGAAATCGGATCACAATCTTATTCAATTATTGCCAAAGTATAAGCAGAAATTAAGAAAATTTAACATCATTAAAAAACCGGTCAAGATATGGTCAGAAGTTGCTATAAATGATCTAAAGGATTGTTTTGATAGAACAGATTGGGATACGTTTAAGAGCGATTCACTTGACGACACGGTAGAAAGATGCTCAGCATATATTAAGTTTTGTGAGGACTCTATTGTACCAATCAAATTCGTAAAAATCTATGCAAATAATAAACCATGGGTTTCAAAGGAATTAAGATTactaatgaaagaaaaatatgaaatgtttAAACAAGGAGATTTCGAAGCCAGTAAAATTAGACAAATAGAGAAGTGA